One genomic region from Bufo bufo chromosome 3, aBufBuf1.1, whole genome shotgun sequence encodes:
- the LOC120993974 gene encoding serine/threonine-protein kinase Nek5-like, protein MNNFEIIRMIGEGAFGKAFLAKGKNDKIPCVIKEVNLSKMARKEKEASHKEVTLLAKMNHPNIVKFFASVEENNNLYIVMEYCDGGDLMKRIDQQRGVLFNEDQILNWFVQISLGLKHIHDRKVLHRDIKAQNIFLANNGTLPSWETLV, encoded by the exons ATGAATAACTTTGAAATCATTCGGATGATCGGGGAAGGAGCATTTGGAAAGGCTTTTCTGGCTAaaggaaaaaatgacaaaatccCATGTGTAATCAAAGAAGTGAATCTCTCCAAG ATGGCCAGGAAGGAGAAAGAGGCTTCCCACAAGGAGGTTACCCTCCTGGCTAAGATGAATCACCCAAATATTGTCAAATTTTTCGCATCAGTAGAAG AGAATAATAATCTGTACATTGTGATGGAGTACTGTGATGGAGGAGACCTGATGAAGAGGATTGACCAGCAGAGGGGTGTTCTGTTTAATGAAGACCAG ATCCTTAACTGGTTTGTGCAGATTTCTCTGGGTCTGAAACACATCCATGACCGCAAAGTCCTCCATCGTGACATTAAAGCACAG AACATCTTTCTGGCTAATAATGGAACATTGCCAAGCTGGGAGACTTTGGTATAG